A single genomic interval of uncultured Desulfobacter sp. harbors:
- a CDS encoding DUF4214 domain-containing protein produces MAVTREQVAEIYVATFNRAPLSDGLDYWTESGFTIEQIATSFFDQPEAQAIYTNDGEPIPSDEFVTIIFDNLFNRAPAEAGLEYWSDALDAGAVSQSEMILAVVNGATGDDAQILANKTEVGVYYADQGGTETDWDLDGIDATDESVADAKDAIDVAFPPAPVEGDTFTLTSSTDSGADFVGTSDNDTFDAPIVQNAFAGGVSNSLSTADQLDGGAGTDTLNATLVNEFVGVTTGYNIDVQPTTTSIEDINIEALDFSNVAGNIVTVDAKKMTDIDEIGSYMSDGDLVIENLTTLTADGVARNTDAITVTMDHTDNFNHDGDASDLTVFFDEDYLLSGQSVQSKAIYYLLDQDADMNNTDVDGDGVVDLLAYINTNGLRFTVDGGEEQVIEFDQELLTTEDMDQRVLNHDDFVAALQDSLQALIDSGDIPADTTLTVDETLTRTTFLDDGSVSSLIPAIVLESQSTTGLESVGFLWVEDLSGDFNVYGRLDDDEGVDANPVSINVELDKVGRDNDGGDLEIGGKLDEGIPDFYVEVLGTEDRPSNLGTITTNPNDLENVYISTHDDYLDGESYASLTVRDGFVNQASVDLVDADAFLGDLTLGSVTPVNDLIVLEARGGGDVTFIGLVDGTTGGVDDVLANNDRAYSYSTGSGDDTFIVTLDGDAVDAGGVDPESFAISTGSGDDAVEIISVGGVSQQTMFILDNLSIETGDGADRVTINGYERFNIETEAGDDYVEITSVDPADGSTGVWTFGATTGVQPFVDRVLYQAKLTVNFAGFESTVTVATDAAGNFVADQETINAAIIAAIDASPVLTELLDYDLGTSDQYLVITSDFDGANELSIDLFQPTLVDDNAGDGEVVFSDGNLTAVRQGIIDTTVLTSEDLEDAAEVIAEFNNGGTANLGDGSLDQTGDDADTDQFDYAFQAADADATADATAEVNYSVINTAAGNDIVVLHSNDDSANTLVFDSEFNHLTVVNFFDDAARTVTGNHIFDFTYYLDNQQDPSDLPEGNAQSTVDIGITYDGPETAAAGDDLVGNEFTVVKADFDDDDTFAGLTASNFLAAINGDDATTDYADIDNNTLDAADSPFGDDFVGSEQDHIVFVENDDNRGEYKVFHLTSDLDDDGDVDNDDGDFASAELLGTIDFGAEITGDPISMANLLDSADPAGDGTSWDDFYMYDVLEGDVTPTDPTDPTEP; encoded by the coding sequence ATGGCAGTAACAAGAGAGCAAGTCGCAGAGATATATGTGGCTACATTTAATAGAGCACCTCTTTCCGATGGACTTGATTACTGGACAGAAAGTGGTTTTACCATTGAACAAATTGCCACCAGTTTTTTTGATCAGCCTGAAGCCCAGGCCATCTATACAAATGACGGGGAACCCATCCCCAGTGATGAATTTGTTACTATAATTTTTGACAATCTTTTTAACCGCGCTCCGGCTGAAGCCGGTCTTGAATACTGGAGTGATGCCCTGGATGCGGGCGCTGTTTCCCAGTCTGAAATGATTTTGGCCGTAGTGAACGGCGCAACAGGTGACGACGCTCAGATACTGGCCAATAAAACAGAAGTCGGTGTTTATTATGCCGACCAGGGCGGAACAGAGACTGATTGGGACCTTGACGGTATAGACGCGACGGATGAAAGTGTAGCAGATGCTAAAGATGCCATTGATGTCGCGTTTCCACCAGCACCCGTTGAAGGCGACACTTTTACATTGACGTCAAGTACCGACAGCGGTGCTGATTTTGTAGGTACTTCAGACAACGATACGTTTGATGCGCCCATCGTACAGAACGCCTTTGCAGGTGGTGTATCCAACTCCCTCTCTACCGCGGATCAGCTTGACGGCGGCGCCGGTACTGATACACTGAACGCAACATTGGTAAATGAGTTTGTCGGTGTGACCACCGGGTATAACATTGACGTTCAGCCGACAACCACAAGCATTGAAGATATCAACATTGAGGCGCTTGACTTTTCAAATGTCGCCGGCAATATTGTAACAGTCGACGCCAAGAAGATGACCGACATCGACGAGATCGGTTCCTACATGTCTGACGGCGACCTGGTGATTGAAAACCTGACCACCCTGACCGCCGATGGTGTTGCCCGGAATACCGATGCCATCACCGTCACCATGGATCATACCGACAACTTCAACCACGATGGTGACGCTTCGGACCTGACTGTGTTCTTTGACGAGGACTATCTGCTCTCCGGACAGAGTGTTCAGTCCAAGGCCATTTACTATCTGCTGGACCAGGACGCCGATATGAACAACACCGACGTTGATGGGGACGGTGTTGTGGATCTGCTGGCCTACATTAACACAAACGGGTTGCGTTTTACCGTTGACGGCGGTGAAGAACAGGTTATTGAGTTTGACCAGGAATTGCTGACGACTGAGGACATGGACCAACGAGTTCTCAATCACGATGATTTTGTCGCTGCCCTGCAGGATTCCCTTCAAGCTTTGATAGATTCAGGCGACATCCCGGCCGACACGACTTTGACCGTAGATGAAACTCTCACACGGACGACTTTTCTGGATGACGGCAGTGTTTCCTCTTTGATTCCGGCCATCGTTCTTGAGTCCCAGAGCACTACAGGACTTGAGTCTGTCGGATTCCTTTGGGTAGAAGACCTGTCCGGTGATTTCAATGTTTACGGACGTCTGGATGATGATGAAGGCGTCGATGCAAACCCGGTTTCCATCAACGTTGAGCTGGACAAGGTTGGCCGTGATAATGACGGCGGAGACCTGGAGATCGGTGGTAAATTAGACGAAGGAATTCCCGATTTTTATGTGGAAGTTCTGGGAACCGAAGACAGACCCAGCAACCTGGGCACTATTACGACCAACCCAAATGATCTGGAAAATGTTTATATTTCGACCCATGACGACTATCTGGACGGCGAGAGCTATGCAAGCTTGACCGTCCGGGATGGTTTCGTTAATCAAGCTTCTGTGGACCTGGTGGATGCCGATGCCTTCCTCGGTGACCTGACCCTGGGTTCCGTTACGCCGGTTAATGATTTGATCGTTCTCGAAGCCAGAGGCGGTGGTGACGTTACCTTTATCGGCCTGGTTGACGGTACAACCGGCGGCGTTGATGATGTTCTGGCCAATAACGACCGTGCCTACAGCTACTCCACCGGCAGTGGCGACGACACCTTTATCGTGACTTTGGACGGCGATGCGGTTGATGCCGGCGGCGTTGATCCTGAAAGCTTTGCCATCAGCACAGGCAGTGGGGATGATGCCGTTGAGATCATCAGTGTAGGCGGCGTGTCCCAGCAGACCATGTTCATTCTCGACAACCTGTCCATTGAGACCGGTGACGGTGCGGACCGCGTCACCATCAACGGTTATGAACGTTTCAACATCGAAACCGAAGCGGGTGATGATTATGTTGAAATCACCTCTGTTGATCCGGCTGACGGCTCTACCGGCGTATGGACTTTCGGTGCCACCACCGGCGTACAGCCTTTTGTTGACCGCGTTCTGTATCAGGCGAAACTGACCGTTAACTTTGCCGGCTTTGAAAGCACTGTTACCGTTGCCACCGACGCAGCCGGTAACTTTGTAGCCGACCAGGAAACCATCAACGCCGCCATCATTGCAGCCATTGATGCCAGCCCGGTTCTCACCGAACTGCTGGATTACGATCTGGGCACCAGCGATCAGTATCTGGTCATTACCTCCGACTTTGACGGCGCCAACGAACTGTCCATCGACCTGTTCCAGCCGACCCTGGTAGATGACAATGCCGGCGACGGTGAAGTCGTCTTCTCCGACGGCAACCTGACCGCCGTCCGTCAGGGCATCATCGACACCACCGTCCTGACCTCCGAGGACCTGGAAGACGCAGCCGAGGTTATTGCCGAGTTCAATAATGGCGGCACTGCCAACCTGGGTGACGGTTCCCTGGATCAGACCGGTGACGACGCTGATACGGATCAGTTTGATTACGCGTTCCAGGCAGCTGATGCTGACGCAACTGCCGATGCCACTGCGGAAGTAAATTACTCTGTCATCAATACCGCAGCCGGTAACGACATTGTTGTACTGCACTCCAACGACGATTCTGCCAATACCCTGGTATTTGATTCCGAATTCAACCACCTGACCGTTGTCAATTTCTTTGATGATGCAGCCCGTACCGTAACCGGCAACCATATCTTTGACTTCACCTACTACCTGGACAACCAGCAGGATCCCTCCGATCTACCGGAAGGCAACGCCCAGTCCACAGTTGATATTGGAATCACCTACGATGGTCCGGAAACTGCGGCTGCCGGCGATGATCTGGTTGGTAATGAGTTCACCGTTGTCAAGGCTGATTTTGATGACGACGACACTTTCGCCGGCCTGACCGCATCCAACTTCCTGGCTGCCATCAACGGCGATGACGCGACTACGGATTATGCCGACATCGACAACAATACGCTTGATGCTGCTGATTCTCCCTTCGGCGATGACTTTGTCGGTTCCGAACAGGATCACATTGTTTTCGTTGAAAATGACGACAACCGCGGTGAGTACAAAGTTTTCCATCTGACCTCCGATCTTGATGACGACGGTGATGTGGACAACGATGATGGCGATTTTGCCAGTGCAGAATTGCTTGGAACCATCGACTTCGGCGCCGAAATTACCGGCGACCCGATCAGCATGGCAAACCTCCTGGACAGTGCTGACCCTGCAGGCGACGGTACCAGCTGGGACGACTTCTACATGTACGATGTTCTTGAAGGTGATGTAACTCCGACCGATCCTACAGATCCGACTGAACCCTGA
- a CDS encoding Calx-beta domain-containing protein, whose amino-acid sequence MAVSFTQGNDFIVPTEDGQTYLGGAGNDTYMLSDATVAANSTIVIQDTEGTNTIQLVGGLSIASSMVTSNALELTLSNGAKVQILGADSFGYDVGGNALAGVDGTDQTFTELVENTLGTTVPATGEAPSTGGTVEVPDATAPATPTFSVAASADEVIEGNTATFTVSLSEAQSAATTVDYAVALGGGAAAADHGDITVDGTVDNAGSGTLTFTAGEVSKTITVPIAFDTETETGETIGVTLSNAPTGFDLGTASDSVTLVDPPAPTFTITSDAVSGAATEEGQTITYTITPSSITDKAYTFTLSTLGDTLGGVTTAAAAADFSPASQTITFAAGQTTAETVTQTIVNDGSTEGLEGYKTQLLDSSFAVVGDAITGLITDPTSGTGSGTTYNLTTSADNLTGTNGNDTFVGEVNAGTATSNTIGAADQLDGGAGTGDTFQITISDISGASNLAAVQTTAIEAISVRNVDVTPDAITVNGVNFTGATEFLSDRSTGAIIFNNIGTADLTIKGNDAVTNGNVTFTAGAASVTDPLVINVKDGVNAGVISNAADVNGDWTSVTINSTGGTPTATTNANVLTSMDVAGGNTMQNLTINATSSLTTGVVAGWDTTGATTANKGMVTITGAGAVNIGALDAAVEDVVATSNSGGATFTASTQTDFTFAGSSGDDRVTTNAVLGTDGLIDAGTGTGDRLILGASGHVTLTVGEFYKGFEELQVANGVTVDMDHLATNNTISSVRLTNGGVVNDMNATQAANVTVTTGGNSPTLAVKGAATVGQIDTVHITADDGVSTTSTIALATPVLADIEKLHLTANDNITVAALTGAGAFDSLVLDGAGTINITAGAITPNANTVIDGSAATGVLTIDMGGIVGALTTNPMSIIGGSAGDTITAGGGAADLVNGKGGIDSITVTKDVANSGFADVQSDAVASADADLITGFVTTENDFDYNGALINGTGAGAGIESTEVASALNIAAALATGDAGNDIVFIATTDLTGAQETALDAAVAGGMTAAEATAVEAALVATGGALNGAIANLDTVLGTSDSALFQFSTDTDTMVLRVTNTDTSTANTLTANEIELVGVFAATADLVAGDYV is encoded by the coding sequence ATGGCAGTTTCCTTTACACAAGGCAATGACTTTATCGTTCCGACAGAAGATGGACAGACCTATCTTGGTGGCGCAGGTAACGATACCTATATGCTGTCCGATGCGACCGTCGCAGCAAACAGCACGATTGTCATCCAGGATACGGAAGGCACAAACACTATTCAGCTGGTAGGCGGTCTTTCCATCGCATCCAGCATGGTGACCAGCAATGCCCTGGAGCTGACCCTGAGCAATGGTGCCAAGGTTCAGATTCTGGGTGCCGACAGCTTTGGTTATGATGTGGGCGGCAATGCTCTGGCAGGAGTTGATGGTACCGATCAGACTTTTACTGAGCTGGTTGAAAATACTTTGGGAACAACTGTACCGGCAACAGGAGAAGCTCCCTCTACCGGCGGTACTGTCGAAGTACCTGATGCGACAGCTCCGGCAACACCGACCTTTTCAGTTGCCGCTTCTGCTGACGAAGTAATTGAAGGCAACACCGCAACGTTTACAGTTTCCCTTAGTGAAGCTCAGTCTGCAGCTACTACAGTTGATTATGCGGTAGCTCTGGGCGGTGGCGCAGCAGCAGCCGACCATGGTGACATCACAGTAGACGGCACAGTGGACAACGCTGGTTCCGGTACCTTGACCTTTACTGCCGGCGAAGTAAGCAAAACCATTACTGTTCCGATAGCTTTTGATACTGAAACAGAAACAGGAGAAACCATTGGCGTGACCCTGTCCAATGCCCCTACCGGGTTTGATTTGGGAACAGCTTCTGATTCTGTTACATTGGTAGATCCGCCAGCACCGACATTCACCATTACGTCTGATGCAGTAAGCGGTGCAGCAACGGAAGAAGGACAAACTATTACTTACACCATTACTCCGAGCAGCATTACCGATAAGGCTTATACTTTTACGCTGAGTACTTTGGGTGATACACTTGGTGGGGTGACAACAGCAGCAGCAGCAGCAGATTTTTCTCCTGCTTCTCAGACCATTACCTTTGCTGCCGGTCAGACGACTGCTGAAACTGTAACCCAGACCATTGTTAACGATGGTTCTACTGAAGGCCTGGAAGGGTATAAAACTCAGCTGCTTGATTCTTCCTTTGCCGTTGTTGGCGATGCGATTACCGGTCTGATCACTGATCCTACAAGTGGTACAGGTTCTGGAACAACTTATAATCTTACCACAAGTGCGGATAATTTGACCGGTACAAATGGAAATGATACTTTCGTCGGTGAAGTTAATGCCGGCACAGCTACTTCAAACACCATTGGTGCTGCCGATCAGCTAGATGGTGGGGCTGGTACAGGTGATACATTCCAAATTACTATTTCTGATATATCAGGTGCTTCGAATTTAGCCGCTGTTCAGACTACTGCGATTGAGGCAATCTCTGTTCGCAATGTTGATGTTACACCAGATGCCATTACCGTCAATGGTGTTAACTTCACTGGGGCAACTGAATTTCTGTCAGATCGCTCAACTGGAGCTATTATTTTTAATAATATTGGTACAGCAGATTTGACTATTAAGGGTAATGATGCTGTAACAAACGGTAACGTGACTTTTACAGCTGGCGCAGCTTCAGTTACTGATCCTTTAGTTATTAATGTTAAAGATGGTGTTAATGCGGGTGTGATTAGTAATGCAGCAGATGTTAATGGGGATTGGACCTCTGTTACAATTAACTCAACAGGTGGAACTCCTACAGCAACAACGAATGCTAACGTACTGACTAGTATGGATGTTGCAGGTGGTAACACCATGCAGAATCTTACAATAAATGCAACAAGTAGCCTTACGACGGGTGTTGTTGCAGGATGGGATACAACTGGTGCGACTACAGCAAACAAAGGCATGGTCACTATAACCGGCGCAGGCGCTGTTAATATTGGAGCATTGGATGCCGCTGTTGAAGATGTTGTTGCTACTTCCAATAGTGGTGGTGCTACTTTTACAGCTAGTACCCAGACTGACTTTACTTTCGCCGGCAGCTCAGGCGATGATCGGGTGACAACCAATGCAGTCTTGGGAACGGACGGACTGATTGATGCTGGAACTGGAACCGGTGACCGTTTGATCCTCGGGGCTTCCGGTCATGTAACTTTGACTGTTGGAGAATTTTATAAAGGATTCGAAGAACTCCAAGTTGCTAATGGCGTTACCGTTGATATGGATCATCTTGCTACGAATAACACAATAAGTTCAGTGCGTTTGACGAATGGCGGAGTTGTGAATGATATGAACGCAACACAGGCTGCTAATGTAACAGTTACAACTGGTGGTAATAGTCCCACACTTGCTGTTAAAGGTGCCGCTACTGTTGGGCAGATTGATACCGTCCATATTACAGCTGATGATGGTGTATCAACGACTTCCACTATTGCTTTGGCTACCCCTGTTCTGGCCGATATCGAGAAACTGCATCTTACCGCCAATGATAACATTACAGTGGCAGCTTTGACTGGTGCTGGAGCATTTGATAGCCTTGTTTTGGACGGAGCTGGTACAATAAATATTACAGCTGGAGCAATCACCCCTAATGCCAATACTGTAATTGATGGTTCTGCTGCTACTGGTGTTCTTACAATTGATATGGGTGGTATTGTCGGTGCACTTACTACCAATCCTATGTCCATTATTGGTGGCTCTGCTGGTGATACAATAACAGCAGGTGGTGGTGCAGCTGACTTGGTTAACGGTAAAGGTGGAATTGATTCCATTACGGTGACCAAGGATGTCGCTAACAGCGGTTTTGCAGATGTTCAATCTGACGCAGTTGCTTCCGCTGATGCAGATTTGATCACAGGTTTTGTAACAACCGAGAACGATTTCGATTATAATGGTGCTTTGATTAACGGCACAGGTGCTGGTGCAGGTATCGAGTCTACAGAAGTAGCTTCTGCTTTAAACATTGCAGCTGCTCTTGCTACCGGCGATGCTGGGAATGATATCGTATTTATCGCTACCACTGACCTTACTGGTGCCCAGGAAACTGCTCTAGACGCGGCTGTTGCTGGTGGTATGACCGCAGCCGAAGCTACCGCTGTTGAAGCAGCTCTTGTTGCAACAGGTGGTGCTCTTAATGGGGCTATTGCTAATCTGGATACTGTACTTGGAACTTCAGATTCCGCACTGTTCCAGTTCTCTACTGATACAGACACCATGGTACTTAGAGTGACCAACACTGATACTTCAACTGCAAATACGCTTACTGCAAATGAAATCGAACTGGTTGGTGTATTTGCTGCGACTGCCGATCTGGTTGCAGGTGATTACGTTTAA
- a CDS encoding transposase — protein sequence MARAKRHYIPGQVWHITHRCHKREFLLKFIKDRHRWTQWLFEAKRRYGLTILNYVVTSNHIHLLVVDDKERLTIPKSIQLTAGRVAQEYNQRKKRKGAYWEDRYHATAIETGEHLLRCIVYIDLNMVRAGVVSHPKDWAFGGYNNIQSPRRKCILINYERLAVLSGCSSYASFQKLHKNLVNDALETGKIRREARWTQSIAVGEKRFVNDIKKRLGSKTLGRKIQPLDDGFQLREGIMPYIADFEVKNRDMTLKNAYNWEVSSKI from the coding sequence TTGGCCAGAGCTAAACGACATTATATCCCAGGTCAGGTTTGGCATATCACCCATCGATGCCATAAACGGGAATTTTTGCTGAAATTTATAAAAGACCGTCATCGGTGGACTCAATGGCTTTTTGAAGCCAAGCGCCGATACGGGTTAACTATATTAAACTATGTTGTGACTTCAAATCATATTCATCTTCTTGTTGTTGATGACAAAGAGAGACTGACGATTCCCAAATCCATTCAGTTGACAGCTGGTCGGGTTGCTCAAGAATATAATCAGAGGAAAAAACGAAAAGGAGCATATTGGGAAGACCGATATCATGCAACTGCCATTGAGACCGGTGAACACTTGCTACGGTGTATTGTATATATAGACCTTAACATGGTGCGTGCCGGGGTGGTATCCCATCCTAAAGATTGGGCCTTTGGTGGATACAATAATATCCAGTCACCACGCCGTAAGTGTATACTTATCAATTATGAAAGACTTGCGGTCCTTTCTGGTTGTAGCTCCTACGCTTCATTTCAAAAGTTGCATAAAAATTTAGTGAACGATGCTTTGGAAACAGGTAAAATTCGGAGGGAAGCCCGTTGGACTCAGAGCATTGCCGTCGGTGAAAAGCGATTTGTTAATGACATAAAAAAGCGTCTTGGATCAAAGACGTTGGGGAGAAAAATACAACCTTTGGATGATGGGTTTCAGCTCCGGGAGGGAATTATGCCCTATATCGCTGATTTTGAAGTCAAAAACCGCGATATGACCCTGAAAAATGCTTATAACTGGGAAGTATCTTCTAAAATTTGA
- a CDS encoding type II toxin-antitoxin system HicB family antitoxin, which produces MQSRYELIIYWSDDDQCFIVEVPELQGCMADGSTYQEAVKNVEVIIQEWIETARQLGRPIPEPAAGGAPAAGGEPRAGSDHTNQLKYLDNLFMKPPKHPLYRRFRRLKKQYKRSTSGMRFGVDLR; this is translated from the coding sequence ATGCAAAGCCGATACGAACTTATTATTTACTGGAGCGACGATGACCAATGCTTCATCGTTGAAGTGCCTGAATTACAGGGCTGTATGGCCGATGGATCAACTTATCAGGAAGCCGTAAAAAATGTCGAGGTTATCATTCAGGAGTGGATTGAAACCGCCCGTCAACTTGGACGTCCCATACCGGAACCAGCCGCGGGCGGGGCGCCAGCCGCGGGCGGCGAACCGCGGGCGGGGTCGGACCACACGAACCAATTGAAATATTTAGATAATCTCTTCATGAAACCCCCAAAACACCCCCTATATCGACGTTTTAGGAGGCTAAAAAAGCAATATAAGAGATCAACGTCGGGAATGCGATTCGGGGTTGATCTACGATAA
- a CDS encoding DUF4160 domain-containing protein, giving the protein MEVEKGFLPKRAMVLVLEWASEHRAELMEAWNQCAQIQSPQKIEPLS; this is encoded by the coding sequence TTGGAGGTAGAGAAAGGTTTTTTACCAAAACGTGCGATGGTTTTGGTTCTTGAATGGGCTAGTGAGCATCGTGCAGAATTAATGGAGGCATGGAATCAATGTGCGCAAATACAGTCACCGCAAAAAATCGAACCTCTTTCCTAG
- a CDS encoding DUF2442 domain-containing protein — protein sequence MCANTVTAKNRTSFLEPPVIPCMPWRIQQLEVLPDYRLFVRFLDGLEGYVNMKQFLFSDRVGVFTKLRDLETFSSATLVYGAVTWPEEELDLAPDAMYEQIKASGQWNLM from the coding sequence ATGTGCGCAAATACAGTCACCGCAAAAAATCGAACCTCTTTCCTAGAGCCACCTGTAATTCCATGTATGCCTTGGCGGATACAGCAGTTAGAAGTATTGCCTGATTATCGGCTTTTTGTCCGTTTCCTTGACGGACTGGAAGGATACGTCAATATGAAACAATTTTTGTTTTCGGATCGTGTCGGTGTTTTTACTAAATTACGTGACCTTGAAACATTTTCCAGTGCAACTCTTGTATATGGTGCCGTCACCTGGCCAGAGGAGGAGCTTGATCTTGCACCTGATGCCATGTATGAGCAGATAAAAGCCTCTGGACAATGGAATCTGATGTGA
- a CDS encoding helix-turn-helix domain-containing protein produces the protein MRQSIVDSITKTVQDLNRSGLVDEITMKNIEKLCLPEIKEFTPQEIISIRKRYRLSQAALARVFNISPSTVQKWERGNKKPTGSSKKLLDIIERKGLEALV, from the coding sequence ATGAGACAATCAATTGTTGATTCTATAACCAAGACCGTTCAGGATTTAAATAGAAGCGGTTTGGTCGATGAGATTACGATGAAGAATATAGAAAAGCTTTGTCTTCCGGAAATCAAAGAATTCACTCCCCAGGAAATTATTTCTATACGAAAAAGATATAGATTGAGTCAGGCCGCACTAGCAAGAGTATTCAATATAAGTCCTTCTACCGTACAAAAATGGGAACGGGGCAACAAGAAACCGACCGGATCTTCAAAAAAATTATTGGATATAATTGAAAGAAAAGGCCTTGAGGCATTGGTTTGA
- a CDS encoding HigA family addiction module antitoxin, with product MAIKNTIGREIPPTHPGEIIREDFMQDYNLTAKTLSEALGVSRQTINELIREKRSLSPVMALRLSRLFKNSPQFWLNAQNARDLWESEQQYQEELKKIRPLNAA from the coding sequence ATGGCGATAAAAAATACAATAGGCAGGGAAATTCCTCCTACTCATCCCGGCGAAATTATAAGGGAAGATTTTATGCAGGATTACAACCTGACCGCTAAAACTCTTTCGGAGGCCTTGGGCGTATCCAGGCAAACAATCAATGAGCTCATCCGGGAAAAACGGTCCCTCAGTCCTGTTATGGCATTGAGGCTGTCCCGTCTGTTCAAAAACTCTCCGCAGTTTTGGCTTAATGCACAAAACGCCCGGGATCTTTGGGAGTCCGAGCAGCAGTATCAAGAAGAGCTTAAAAAAATCCGCCCGTTGAATGCAGCGTAA
- a CDS encoding type II toxin-antitoxin system RelE/ParE family toxin has product MIKTFADKQTQFVFIKGKSKRLPPDLLRGAVRRLEYINLATNINDLRVPPSNRLHALKGSRKGQYSISINDQWRICFKFSEGDAYDVKITDYH; this is encoded by the coding sequence ATGATTAAAACATTTGCCGATAAACAGACTCAATTTGTTTTTATTAAAGGCAAATCAAAACGACTGCCTCCCGATCTGCTCCGAGGAGCTGTGAGACGCTTGGAATATATTAATTTGGCAACTAATATAAATGACCTCAGAGTACCTCCAAGTAACAGGCTTCACGCACTTAAAGGCTCCAGAAAAGGGCAGTATTCAATATCGATAAACGATCAGTGGCGTATCTGCTTCAAGTTTAGCGAAGGCGATGCGTATGATGTGAAAATAACCGATTACCATTGA